One Nitrosomonas sp. PY1 DNA window includes the following coding sequences:
- a CDS encoding TonB-dependent receptor domain-containing protein, which yields MCVTSIMLIDGFLRFYGILRKLADIVLYISALIVCTVVFMGKAHASNVCKAEVARIVSIQGTIEVRRAQQRQQIWQKANLDTVVCMGDMIRSRTHSRATLHLANEGFLNLNQKSSMTFLPANEEKKSFLMQLFEGVIHIITRTPKPFDVTTPFVNASIHGTEFLVEATEESDRVVVYEGTVAVANDYGSVVLNDREAATASQYQAPQKIIHIHPTDAVQWALYYPALAAYWQREDADAPGTAALVQQASDALIVGQADEAKSIIAQVLRREPSNSDAYALLAIIAVTQNDKEAARDFANQAVTFNPHSAVAYIALSYAQQAHFEIEEALTSIRKSLEIDTRNALAWARLAELQMSSNKLDQALVSARQAIQLNPNLAKTQAVLGFAHLMQFDTQTAKHTFNQSIALDSADPMPRLGLGLALVREGELKAGRIQLEIAASLDPANSLIRSYLGKAYFEEKRYPLASTQFDLAKERDPKDPTPWLYDGIQKQTQNRPIEALHDIQKSIALNDNRAVYRSQLLLDRDEAARGSSLGRIFDTLGFERRSVMQTAKSLSIDPANYSAHRFLSDTYAHIPRHEIARVSELLQAQLLQPINVNPVQPHLAVADLNIITGTTPSAVGFNEFTPLMERNKLQVVASGIVGSNSTLGNEVVATMQRDRASVSLGQFHYETNGFRENNNQNHNIYNGFFQYALTPKLNVQTEVRRRETEHGDIVLDTIPFDKSYRRNLSEDMARVGLRYRLNSNQDFLLSSTYIDRSAKDLRNPAGTEYILANKSSGFVTEAQHLYRHELLNTVTGGGIYQFDSHNINSYLSPERQKEHRNADRYNLYSYSYVNYLRNVNLTLGLSYDVFTNVVGPDSKNTDKINPKFGLQWNITDNLRLRLAWFEANKTHLVAQQTLEPTQIAGFNQFFDDPNGTRTKRSGIGVDYHILENLYGGIEISQRKIGVPILGGKLDPITKENQEIEELQKQEENLYRAYLYWLPHDYWSVKSEFQFEDFSRSKKSVGTTGLSHVQTFKIPLEIDFFHPSGVLSRLAFTIVDQNLNRRLASGFNMPPIFRQSNDTFFLLDASIGYRLHNRRGIINLEARNLLDSKFDFRNINFFQSEPTSSRFIPDRTFFLRATFNF from the coding sequence ATGTGCGTAACAAGTATCATGCTGATAGATGGATTCTTGAGGTTTTATGGGATCCTACGAAAGCTGGCCGATATCGTTTTATACATAAGCGCTTTGATTGTCTGTACGGTTGTATTCATGGGGAAAGCGCATGCATCAAACGTATGTAAAGCGGAGGTGGCTCGAATCGTATCGATTCAAGGCACTATCGAAGTACGTCGCGCACAACAAAGACAGCAAATCTGGCAGAAGGCAAATTTAGATACAGTAGTGTGTATGGGGGACATGATTCGTTCCCGCACACACAGTCGTGCCACATTGCATCTGGCTAATGAAGGCTTTTTAAACTTGAATCAGAAAAGCAGCATGACTTTCTTGCCAGCGAATGAAGAAAAGAAATCTTTTCTGATGCAATTGTTTGAAGGTGTCATTCACATTATTACCCGTACTCCGAAACCCTTCGATGTGACCACGCCATTCGTGAATGCAAGCATACATGGCACAGAGTTTCTTGTCGAAGCGACTGAAGAAAGTGACCGAGTGGTGGTATATGAAGGCACGGTTGCGGTGGCGAATGACTACGGCAGTGTTGTTTTAAATGATCGTGAAGCAGCTACTGCCAGTCAGTATCAAGCGCCACAAAAAATCATCCACATTCATCCTACCGATGCCGTGCAATGGGCGCTTTACTATCCGGCCTTGGCAGCGTATTGGCAACGAGAAGACGCGGATGCGCCCGGAACTGCTGCTTTGGTTCAACAAGCCAGCGATGCATTGATTGTTGGACAGGCTGATGAAGCCAAGTCTATCATTGCACAAGTATTGCGACGAGAACCCAGCAACAGCGATGCGTATGCATTATTGGCTATCATTGCGGTAACGCAAAATGATAAAGAAGCTGCACGTGATTTTGCGAATCAAGCGGTTACTTTCAATCCGCATTCGGCTGTCGCGTATATTGCACTTTCGTATGCCCAACAAGCCCATTTTGAAATTGAAGAAGCATTGACAAGTATTCGTAAAAGCCTCGAGATCGATACACGTAATGCGCTTGCTTGGGCGCGTTTGGCTGAACTGCAAATGTCATCGAACAAATTGGATCAAGCTTTGGTTTCTGCACGGCAAGCGATACAACTCAATCCCAACTTGGCCAAAACACAAGCGGTATTGGGCTTCGCTCATCTAATGCAGTTCGATACACAAACTGCTAAGCATACGTTTAACCAATCGATTGCTTTGGATTCAGCCGATCCCATGCCACGACTTGGGCTGGGACTAGCATTGGTTCGCGAAGGTGAACTCAAAGCGGGTCGTATACAGCTTGAAATTGCTGCCAGCCTCGACCCAGCCAATTCACTGATCCGTAGTTACCTCGGTAAAGCTTACTTCGAAGAAAAACGTTATCCGCTTGCTAGTACGCAATTTGATTTGGCCAAAGAACGCGATCCAAAAGACCCAACGCCTTGGCTGTATGACGGGATTCAGAAGCAAACCCAGAATCGTCCGATCGAAGCGTTACATGACATACAAAAATCGATCGCGTTGAATGATAACCGCGCGGTGTACCGTTCTCAATTGCTACTTGACCGTGATGAAGCTGCACGAGGTTCCAGCCTTGGGCGTATCTTTGATACCTTGGGATTCGAACGTCGCAGTGTGATGCAAACAGCCAAGTCTTTGAGTATTGATCCAGCCAATTATTCCGCGCATCGTTTTCTATCCGATACGTATGCTCACATACCTCGGCATGAGATCGCTCGCGTCAGTGAGTTGCTGCAAGCGCAATTGTTGCAACCGATCAACGTCAACCCGGTACAACCACATCTGGCAGTGGCGGATTTGAATATCATTACCGGCACGACACCCTCAGCGGTGGGGTTTAATGAATTTACGCCATTGATGGAGCGCAATAAACTTCAGGTAGTTGCATCAGGGATCGTAGGTAGCAACAGTACATTGGGTAATGAAGTGGTGGCTACGATGCAGCGCGACAGGGCTTCGGTGAGTTTGGGGCAGTTTCATTACGAAACCAATGGATTTAGAGAAAATAATAATCAAAATCATAATATTTACAACGGATTCTTCCAGTATGCGTTAACGCCCAAACTGAATGTGCAGACGGAGGTGCGGCGACGGGAAACAGAGCACGGTGATATTGTTCTAGATACCATTCCTTTTGACAAAAGCTATAGACGTAATTTATCAGAAGATATGGCAAGGGTAGGTCTCCGCTATAGGTTAAATAGTAATCAAGATTTTTTACTGTCCTCTACTTATATTGATCGATCTGCAAAGGACTTAAGGAATCCGGCAGGAACTGAGTATATATTGGCTAATAAATCGTCTGGTTTTGTAACAGAAGCGCAACATTTATATCGTCATGAACTTCTAAATACAGTTACAGGCGGAGGTATTTATCAGTTCGACTCACATAATATTAATTCATATCTTTCTCCAGAAAGACAAAAAGAACACAGAAACGCAGATCGATATAATCTATATTCATATAGTTATGTCAATTATCTTAGAAATGTCAATTTAACATTAGGATTAAGTTATGATGTTTTTACTAATGTGGTTGGCCCAGATTCTAAAAATACGGACAAGATCAATCCAAAGTTTGGTCTGCAATGGAACATTACCGATAATTTACGGCTACGGTTGGCCTGGTTTGAAGCCAACAAAACCCACTTGGTTGCGCAGCAAACCCTGGAGCCCACGCAAATTGCTGGTTTCAATCAGTTTTTCGATGATCCCAACGGTACGCGGACAAAACGTTCTGGAATTGGAGTCGACTATCATATATTGGAAAATTTGTATGGTGGAATAGAAATATCTCAACGAAAGATAGGAGTTCCTATTCTGGGTGGAAAGCTAGATCCTATAACTAAAGAAAATCAAGAAATTGAAGAGCTCCAAAAGCAAGAGGAAAATCTTTATCGTGCTTATCTTTATTGGTTGCCGCATGATTATTGGTCTGTAAAGAGCGAATTCCAATTTGAAGATTTTTCTCGAAGTAAAAAATCTGTAGGTACTACAGGTCTTTCACATGTTCAAACGTTCAAGATTCCTCTTGAAATTGATTTCTTTCATCCCTCCGGCGTCTTATCTAGGCTTGCTTTTACTATTGTAGACCAGAACCTCAATCGAAGGTTAGCCTCTGGTTTCAATATGCCACCCATATTCAGGCAAAGTAATGATACTTTCTTTTTACTGGACGCCAGTATCGGATATAGGCTTCATAATCGCCGTGGAATTATTAACCTAGAAGCCAGAAATCTACTCGATAGTAAATTTGATTTTAGAAATATAAATTTTTTTCAATCAGAACCTACAAGCTCTCGGTTTATCCCGGATAGAACTTTTTTTTTAAGAGCCACGTTTAATTTTTAG
- a CDS encoding ABC transporter permease translates to MPFDPVLLWTDALIYLFVLMILIGMGYVRRHPHLLASWKRVGHSASGMSSLTILSFFLLIGFLDTIHFRPALEPANSQPGPIYSADVLSVLDVLVTPLRTQVEKTYSAPLATHLYAKETLELPDGQQMRTFARLQYGGAHLQDPETEYTADVWARSLQGTGYGFAVWCLLLIALTAALSKQHACSFKQSFGSIWQYTSEIPWYAILITLLVLLLLVGCVSALIGYYHVLGTDKVGQDVLYQSLKSIRVALVIGTLTTLIMLPFALLLGIMAGYFRGWIDDVIQYIYTTLNSIPGVLLIAAAVLMMQVYIETHPDIFDTTAARADLRLLFLCIILGITSWTGLCRLLRGEAMKLRELEYIQAAHAFGISHWRIITRHILPNVMHLVLIAIVMDFSSLVLAEAVLSYVGVGVDPSMISFGTMINAARLEMAREPMVWWALLAAFIFMLALVLSANLFADAVQHALDPRARTLRHGGSSKYRLHQAGKNVVPVITETKSSHRT, encoded by the coding sequence ATGCCATTCGACCCTGTGCTGCTCTGGACGGACGCGCTGATCTATCTGTTTGTTTTGATGATCTTGATCGGCATGGGTTATGTGCGTCGTCACCCGCATTTATTGGCTTCCTGGAAGCGTGTCGGGCATAGTGCGAGTGGCATGTCGTCACTCACGATCCTGTCGTTTTTCTTATTGATCGGTTTTCTCGACACGATTCATTTTCGTCCTGCCTTAGAGCCAGCCAATTCGCAACCTGGACCCATTTATAGCGCAGATGTATTGAGTGTGCTGGATGTTCTGGTGACGCCATTGCGCACGCAGGTGGAAAAAACCTATTCCGCTCCTTTGGCAACGCATCTGTATGCCAAAGAGACCCTTGAATTGCCAGATGGCCAGCAGATGCGTACTTTCGCGCGCTTGCAGTATGGAGGTGCGCACTTGCAGGACCCTGAAACCGAATATACTGCGGATGTTTGGGCACGTTCCCTACAGGGCACCGGTTATGGTTTTGCTGTATGGTGCTTGCTATTGATTGCCTTAACTGCGGCATTATCCAAACAGCATGCATGCTCATTCAAACAAAGTTTTGGTTCGATCTGGCAGTACACGTCCGAAATTCCGTGGTATGCGATACTCATCACGCTGCTCGTTTTGTTGTTGCTGGTCGGCTGCGTTTCGGCCTTGATCGGCTACTATCACGTATTGGGAACCGATAAAGTCGGTCAGGATGTCTTGTATCAATCGCTGAAAAGCATCCGTGTCGCCTTGGTCATTGGTACGCTGACGACGCTCATCATGTTGCCGTTTGCTTTATTGCTAGGGATTATGGCGGGATACTTTCGCGGTTGGATCGATGATGTCATTCAATATATTTATACTACGTTGAATTCGATTCCCGGTGTGCTGTTGATTGCGGCTGCGGTGCTGATGATGCAAGTATATATCGAAACGCATCCGGATATTTTTGATACCACGGCGGCACGTGCAGATTTGCGTTTGCTTTTTCTGTGTATCATTTTGGGAATTACCAGTTGGACCGGGTTATGCCGCTTGTTGCGCGGTGAAGCGATGAAATTGCGGGAACTGGAATATATTCAAGCGGCACATGCATTTGGTATTTCACATTGGCGTATTATCACTCGCCATATCTTGCCAAACGTGATGCATCTGGTATTGATTGCAATTGTTATGGATTTCAGCAGCCTGGTTCTGGCGGAGGCTGTATTATCGTATGTCGGTGTGGGCGTTGATCCTTCGATGATCAGTTTCGGTACGATGATCAATGCCGCGCGGCTGGAAATGGCGCGTGAACCGATGGTTTGGTGGGCATTATTGGCAGCATTCATTTTTATGCTGGCGTTAGTGTTAAGTGCCAATTTATTCGCCGACGCGGTGCAGCATGCGCTTGATCCGCGAGCTCGTACGCTGCGGCATGGCGGCAGTTCAAAGTATCGCTTACATCAAGCCGGGAAGAATGTCGTGCCGGTAATCACAGAAACCAAATCAAGCCATCGCACATGA
- a CDS encoding ABC transporter ATP-binding protein — protein MNTLVEINQLKTVLHASDEPIRAVDGLSLKIASGETFALLGESGCGKSMTALSIMRLLPDVGEIISGQIRIKDIDLLQLPEFAMRNIRGKRISMIFQEPMLSLNPVMTIAEQIHEVLMQHNQLSHSEAQQRIVELLEQVGIPDAKHRMHEYPFQFSGGMKQRAMIAIALAGEPELLIADEPTTALDVTIQAQVLDLLRRIQQRNHMAILLITHDLGVVAEMAQQVGVMYAGEIVEMASREDFFNHPAHPYTQQLFASLPEKHKRNHALAVIRGTVPSLAQVFVGCRFADRCQQAMAICHKDIPQWHSITDGHLVRCHLYDSKNQHTERGAAINDSSVLNMPDNNTGIDLITPVPPLLRVADLKVYFPIRKGLFKRIVGYVRAVDGVSLQISAGKTLALVGESGCGKTTIGKSILQLIQPTAGSIQFKNQELISLNRSQLQKIRSQFQIIFQDPFSSLNPRMRIREILLEGMDALCVTPLSDGHNEQKIDMLLQRVGLSIEVKWRFPHEFSGGQRQRIAIARALAVNPELLICDEPTSALDVSVQAQILNLLKSLQDNLGIAFLFITHNIAVVEYLADEVAVMYLGRVVERGQVDEIMDTPKHPYTQALLSSVPKIKQDRVSPLIRLKGDLPSPSAPPSGCHFHPRCPKVMPICRETYPATSTFSATHTTHCFLYPQES, from the coding sequence ATGAATACGTTGGTCGAGATTAATCAGTTAAAAACCGTATTGCATGCGAGCGATGAGCCGATTCGGGCTGTCGATGGATTATCTTTAAAAATTGCATCCGGTGAAACTTTTGCTTTACTGGGGGAGTCCGGTTGCGGTAAATCAATGACTGCGCTTTCTATCATGCGCTTGCTACCCGATGTTGGTGAAATTATATCCGGGCAGATTCGTATCAAGGACATTGATTTATTACAATTGCCCGAGTTTGCTATGCGTAATATCCGTGGTAAGCGCATCAGTATGATTTTTCAGGAACCGATGCTGAGTTTAAATCCAGTCATGACGATTGCTGAGCAAATTCATGAAGTACTAATGCAACACAACCAGCTCTCGCATTCAGAGGCACAACAACGGATTGTCGAATTACTCGAGCAAGTCGGCATTCCAGATGCAAAGCATCGTATGCACGAGTATCCATTTCAATTTTCTGGTGGCATGAAGCAGCGTGCAATGATTGCCATTGCGTTAGCAGGCGAGCCAGAATTGTTAATCGCGGATGAACCCACCACTGCTTTGGATGTAACAATTCAGGCGCAAGTATTGGATTTATTGCGTCGAATACAGCAACGTAATCATATGGCTATTTTATTGATTACGCATGATCTGGGTGTGGTGGCTGAAATGGCTCAGCAAGTAGGCGTTATGTATGCAGGTGAAATCGTTGAAATGGCTAGTCGCGAAGATTTTTTTAATCACCCTGCGCATCCTTATACCCAGCAATTATTTGCATCCTTACCGGAAAAGCACAAACGTAACCACGCGCTAGCGGTTATTCGAGGCACTGTTCCGTCCTTGGCGCAGGTTTTTGTGGGATGTCGTTTTGCTGATCGTTGCCAGCAGGCGATGGCGATTTGCCATAAAGACATTCCGCAATGGCATTCAATTACAGACGGTCATCTGGTGCGCTGTCATTTATACGACAGCAAGAATCAGCACACTGAGCGTGGCGCCGCTATCAACGATTCCAGTGTTTTGAATATGCCGGATAACAATACCGGTATCGATCTTATTACACCTGTTCCCCCATTGCTTCGGGTGGCGGATCTCAAAGTGTATTTCCCAATTCGAAAGGGCTTGTTTAAACGTATTGTTGGTTACGTGCGCGCGGTCGATGGAGTATCGCTACAAATTTCTGCCGGTAAGACTTTGGCATTGGTTGGGGAGTCTGGCTGCGGTAAAACGACCATTGGTAAAAGCATTTTGCAGTTGATTCAACCTACTGCCGGAAGTATTCAGTTTAAAAATCAGGAATTGATATCGTTGAATCGCAGTCAGTTGCAAAAAATCCGCTCACAATTCCAAATCATTTTTCAAGATCCTTTTTCTTCTCTGAATCCACGTATGCGCATCCGTGAAATCCTTTTGGAAGGTATGGATGCGTTGTGTGTTACGCCGCTATCCGACGGACACAATGAACAGAAAATCGATATGTTATTGCAGCGCGTTGGTTTGTCAATTGAGGTAAAATGGCGATTTCCACACGAATTTTCCGGTGGTCAGCGGCAACGCATTGCGATTGCTCGCGCTTTGGCTGTTAATCCCGAATTGCTCATCTGCGATGAACCAACCAGTGCGTTGGATGTGTCGGTTCAAGCGCAAATACTGAATTTATTGAAATCGTTACAAGATAACTTAGGAATTGCATTTTTGTTTATTACGCATAATATTGCCGTGGTTGAATATTTAGCCGATGAAGTGGCGGTAATGTATCTCGGGCGCGTGGTTGAGCGGGGTCAGGTCGATGAAATCATGGATACACCGAAACACCCCTATACACAGGCTTTATTGTCGTCTGTACCCAAAATCAAACAAGATCGTGTAAGCCCGTTGATTCGTTTGAAAGGTGATTTGCCTTCGCCATCCGCGCCGCCATCCGGCTGTCATTTTCATCCGCGCTGTCCTAAAGTTATGCCAATTTGTCGCGAGACATATCCTGCTACCAGTACCTTTAGTGCTACCCATACTACCCATTGTTTTCTCTATCCACAGGAATCGTAG
- a CDS encoding peptide chain release factor 3, producing the protein MSIHQEVARRRTFAIISHPDAGKTTLTEKLLMYAGAIHIAGSVKARKASRHATSDWMEIEKQRGISVASSVMQMEYRDCVINLLDTPGHQDFSEDTYRVLTAVDAALMVIDAANGVEAQTLRLLEVCRARNTPIVTFVNKMDREVRQPLDLLDEIERTLGMSTIPFTWPVGMGKSFRGVCDLRNDGMRVFQAGADRVTKDEETIAHFDDPNLQRRFGAELPIALQEIDLIKGASPAFDHGDFLAGEQTPVFFGSAINNFGVREILDALVELAPPPESRRAIQREVLPDEKKFSGMVFKIQANMNLAHRDRIAFVRVCSGHFKRGMNLRIARSGKDIRTSTVVSFLSQRRDILEEAYPGDIIGIPNHGTLQLGDTLTEGEVLQFTGLPFFAPEIFRTVEIADPLRSKQLKLGLAQLGEEGAIQVFRPHLGNMLLLGAVGVLQFEVVAHRLQHEYQVAARIAPAKYQLARWITADDPKELQRFIDANSHRIAYDAVDAPTFLASFGAELSVAQDNWPAIHFHKLREHAGLIFQNHTNA; encoded by the coding sequence ATGAGTATCCACCAGGAAGTTGCGAGACGTCGCACGTTTGCTATTATTTCACATCCAGATGCGGGTAAAACGACACTGACGGAAAAATTACTGATGTACGCAGGCGCGATACATATTGCTGGTAGTGTTAAAGCACGAAAGGCCAGTCGTCACGCCACTTCTGACTGGATGGAGATTGAAAAACAACGGGGTATCTCAGTTGCCAGTTCGGTGATGCAAATGGAGTATCGCGACTGCGTCATTAATTTGCTTGATACACCAGGACATCAGGATTTTTCTGAAGATACTTATCGCGTTCTTACTGCTGTCGATGCTGCTTTAATGGTTATTGATGCTGCCAATGGCGTAGAGGCTCAAACGTTGCGCTTGCTGGAGGTTTGCCGTGCACGTAATACGCCTATTGTAACATTCGTCAATAAAATGGATCGCGAGGTGCGGCAACCGCTAGATTTACTTGATGAAATCGAGCGCACGCTCGGCATGTCAACCATTCCTTTTACATGGCCGGTCGGTATGGGTAAAAGCTTCCGGGGAGTATGCGATCTGAGGAATGACGGTATGCGGGTATTTCAGGCAGGGGCTGACCGTGTTACTAAAGACGAGGAGACCATTGCGCATTTCGATGATCCCAATTTACAGCGGCGTTTTGGCGCAGAACTGCCAATTGCGCTGCAAGAAATTGATTTAATCAAGGGTGCCTCACCAGCTTTCGATCATGGAGATTTTTTGGCTGGTGAGCAAACGCCGGTATTCTTCGGTTCTGCCATCAACAATTTTGGTGTGCGTGAAATTCTCGATGCGTTGGTTGAGCTTGCGCCGCCACCTGAGTCGCGTCGTGCAATTCAACGCGAAGTATTACCGGATGAAAAGAAATTTTCCGGAATGGTATTTAAAATTCAAGCCAATATGAATTTGGCGCATCGTGATCGCATTGCATTTGTGCGCGTATGTTCCGGGCATTTTAAACGTGGTATGAATCTCAGGATAGCACGAAGCGGTAAAGACATCCGTACTAGCACCGTGGTATCTTTTTTGTCGCAACGGCGCGATATTCTCGAAGAAGCGTATCCAGGCGATATTATTGGCATCCCTAATCACGGTACGTTGCAGCTCGGTGATACTTTAACTGAGGGTGAAGTATTGCAATTTACTGGTTTACCATTCTTTGCACCGGAAATCTTTCGGACAGTGGAAATTGCCGATCCACTCCGAAGTAAACAGTTGAAGCTCGGCCTGGCTCAGCTCGGCGAAGAAGGTGCCATACAAGTTTTCCGACCGCATTTGGGTAATATGTTGCTATTAGGAGCGGTTGGGGTATTGCAATTTGAGGTGGTCGCACACCGCTTGCAGCATGAATATCAAGTAGCAGCCCGTATTGCTCCAGCGAAATATCAATTGGCGCGTTGGATCACTGCGGATGATCCCAAAGAATTGCAACGGTTTATCGATGCCAACTCACATCGGATCGCCTATGACGCGGTGGATGCACCGACATTTCTCGCGTCTTTTGGTGCGGAATTAAGCGTTGCACAAGATAATTGGCCTGCGATCCATTTTCACAAACTACGCGAACATGCGGGCTTAATTTTTCAAAACCATACGAATGCATGA
- a CDS encoding YicC/YloC family endoribonuclease codes for MKPILSMTGYAAASRDTFHGSLNIEIRSVNNRFLDVQFRLPDDLRKQESAMREMVTTQLRRGKVECRVNFLPLVEAEHQHQLNVQSLQNLLQLNQLVLELYPTAQSLSVAEILKWPGILRNNDVSIDDLNHLSVELMQVALEDLKIARTREGEKLKAMLLERVQQIRQHLITVQPRIPALIANFEEKLRTRLKEAIENLEDERIRQEIAVFAGKIDIDEELSRLQAHLDEVEHILEQGGSVGKRLDFMMQELNREANTLGAKSIDLEVSKIAMEFKVIIEQMREQVQNIE; via the coding sequence ATGAAACCAATTCTTAGTATGACAGGTTATGCCGCGGCTTCTAGAGACACATTCCACGGTTCCCTCAACATAGAAATACGATCGGTTAATAATCGTTTTCTCGATGTGCAATTTCGTTTACCAGATGATTTGCGTAAACAGGAGTCGGCTATGCGGGAGATGGTTACCACACAATTGCGACGGGGTAAGGTTGAATGTCGTGTGAATTTTTTACCTTTAGTTGAAGCGGAACATCAACATCAACTGAATGTACAGAGTCTGCAAAACCTACTGCAACTTAATCAGTTGGTGCTGGAGTTATATCCAACGGCTCAATCTCTATCTGTGGCAGAAATACTCAAATGGCCCGGAATTCTGAGAAATAACGATGTATCTATAGATGATTTGAATCACCTCAGCGTGGAGTTAATGCAAGTTGCCTTGGAAGATCTAAAAATCGCCAGAACGCGCGAAGGTGAGAAGCTTAAAGCAATGTTGCTAGAACGCGTTCAGCAAATTCGTCAACATCTGATTACTGTGCAACCTCGTATTCCGGCATTAATTGCAAATTTCGAAGAAAAGCTACGCACTCGCTTAAAAGAAGCTATTGAAAACCTTGAAGATGAGCGCATTCGCCAGGAAATTGCTGTGTTTGCCGGGAAAATCGATATTGATGAAGAATTATCGCGCTTACAGGCGCATTTGGATGAGGTTGAACATATTTTGGAGCAAGGCGGTTCTGTTGGAAAGCGCTTGGATTTTATGATGCAGGAACTGAATCGTGAGGCTAATACGTTGGGTGCTAAATCGATTGATTTAGAGGTTTCCAAGATTGCAATGGAGTTCAAAGTCATTATCGAACAAATGCGAGAACAGGTGCAAAATATTGAATAG
- the rpsB gene encoding 30S ribosomal protein S2, translated as MSVTMRQMLEAGVHFGHQTRFWNPKMAPYIFGHRNKIHIINLENTMVMYQEAMKYVRQLSVNKGTILFVGTKKQARDIIREEALRCGSPYVDQRWLGGMLTNFKTIKQSVKRLQDMEAMSQDGTFDKLVKKEALDLQRELDKLNSSLGGIKEMKSLPDALFVIDVGYQKGAITEARKLNIPVIGVVDTNHNPEGLEYIIPGNDDSSRAIRLYARGVADAILEGRNQSIQEIVEMISEDAAGSN; from the coding sequence ATGTCTGTAACTATGCGGCAAATGCTAGAGGCAGGTGTTCACTTTGGACATCAAACACGCTTCTGGAATCCCAAAATGGCCCCTTATATTTTTGGCCATCGTAACAAAATTCACATTATTAATTTAGAAAACACTATGGTGATGTACCAGGAAGCGATGAAATATGTGCGTCAGCTTTCGGTAAATAAAGGCACTATTTTATTTGTAGGTACCAAGAAGCAGGCTCGCGATATTATTCGCGAGGAAGCGCTTCGTTGTGGATCTCCCTATGTAGATCAACGCTGGCTTGGCGGCATGTTGACTAATTTCAAAACCATTAAGCAGTCTGTCAAGCGTCTTCAGGATATGGAAGCGATGTCTCAAGACGGCACCTTTGATAAACTCGTCAAGAAAGAAGCTTTAGATCTTCAAAGGGAACTGGACAAGCTGAATAGCAGTTTGGGTGGTATCAAAGAGATGAAATCTCTACCGGATGCTTTGTTTGTAATTGACGTTGGCTATCAGAAGGGTGCGATTACAGAAGCTAGAAAATTGAATATTCCGGTGATCGGCGTAGTGGATACTAATCATAATCCAGAGGGATTGGAATATATTATTCCTGGTAATGATGATTCGAGCCGTGCAATCCGTTTGTATGCTCGTGGAGTGGCCGACGCCATCTTAGAAGGTCGCAATCAATCCATTCAGGAAATTGTAGAAATGATTTCTGAAGATGCTGCTGGATCGAATTAA